Proteins co-encoded in one Aspergillus flavus chromosome 2, complete sequence genomic window:
- a CDS encoding nucleoside transporter produces the protein MDRFRRWISPRAEYEPLEHPPQDDEDHHLISSQTLSEPRFSRFEYGVFFLLGVSMLWAWNMFLAAAPYFYHRFSSDEWAAAHYQSSILIVSTVTNLGSSFTLAKLQKRTSYPKQITVSLLINIVIFTLLALSTGLLKNASIGLYFSFLMLMVAGTSLATGMNQIGVFAYVSGFGRPEYTQAIMAGQGLAGVLPCIVQILSVLVVPEQTGEQKVPQESAKSAFLYFITSTFVSLSALVAFGSLSKRRSNAMSEFAQSSPDTASDHTGRKTVSLWGLFKKLRFMALALFLCFAVTMMFPVFTAKIESVRDPQGSSRLFQPAVFIPLAFLFWNVGDLAGRMSVLIPQLSLTHRPFALFTFAIARIGFLPLYLLCNIRGREAVVKSDFFYLFVVQLLFGISNGYLGSSCMMGAGQWVPEGDRESAGGFMSLMLVGGLAAGSLLSFFLSGV, from the exons ATGGATCGTTTTCGGAGATGGATCTCTCCCCGGGCGGAATATGAGCCACTCGAGCATCCTCCGCAGGACGATGAGGATCACCACTTGATATCTTCACAAACACTATCAGAGCCACGCTTCTCTAGGTTTGAATATGGAgtattcttcctccttggcgTTTCTATGCTCTGGGCATG GAACATGTTTCTCGCCGCTGCACCGTATTTCTATCACCGCTTCAGCTCGGATGAGTGGGCAGCGGCCCACTACCAGTCCTCCATTCTCATTGTGTCGACCGTCACAAACTTGGGCTCATCGTTCACTCTCGCGAAGTTGCAGAAACGGACGTCATACCCGAAACAGATCACAGTTTCGCTGCTGATCAATATCGTAATATTCACGTTACTCGCATTATCTACCGGTCTTCTAAAGAACGCTTCCATTGGATTATATTTTAGCTTCCTGATGCTAATGGTAGCCGGAACCAGTTTGGCGACTGGAATGAATCAGATCGGCGTTTTTGCATATGTCTCCGGTTTTGGGAGGCCAGAATATACTCAAGCTATCATGGCAGGTCAAGGCCTAGCAGGAGTCTTGCCCTGCATCGTGCAGATACTCTCTGTTTTGGTTGTCCCAGAGCAAACAGGGGAACAGAAAGTCCCACAAGAATCGGCCAAATCGGCATTCTTGTACTTCATAACTTCCACATTTGTATCGCTATCGGCTCTGGTTGCCTTCGGGTCTCTTTCTAAGCGACGGTCGAATGCCATGTCCGAATTCGCGCAGAGCTCACCTGACACTGCTTCTGACCACACGGGTCGCAAGACCGTCAGCCTCTGGGGTCTTTTCAAAAAGCTTCGTTTCATGGCTCTTGCactttttctctgttttgCTGTCACCATGATGTTTCCAGTCTTCACGGCAAAGATTGAGTCAGTTCGGGACCCTCAGGGTAGTTCCCGTTTGTTCCAACCAGCTGTTTTCATCCCGCTGGCGTTCTTATTCTGGAATGTAGGAGACTTGGCTGGAAGGATGTCAGTTCTTATTCCCCAGTTATCATTAACCCACCGGCCCTTTGCTCTGTTCACCTTTGCAATTGCTCGCATTGGATTCCTCCCCCTTTATCTTCTCTGTAACATCCGCGGTCGGGAGGCCGTCGTGAAGAGCGATTTCTTCTATTTATTCGTCGTGCAATTGCTTTTCGGCATTAGCAATGGCTATCTTGGAAGCAGCTGTATGATGGGTGCTGGGCAGTGGGTTCCTGAGGGTGATCGTGAGTCGGCGGGTGGTTTTATGAGCTTAATGCTGGTAGGAGGCTTAGCTGCTGGCAGTTTATtgagcttctttctttccgGTGTGTGA
- a CDS encoding peptide exporter, ABC superfamily (ABC multidrug transporter Mdr2) encodes MRGVRVLGAWTPVVTARQFVQSRGSFFRELYPGVQTHTCVTGVSSSQSRQFSRVPASLCNSTSNYRLQHPTSFLQNNVSRRVFPQSRPSHILRFFSSTDRYLESKSTARSTNTPQVNSTPTEKEDEEVDKGFELSERAAQAAKINLSAKLAKDGASGKKSGFKEIWRLLSIARPEAKKLGFAFLFLLVSSSITMSIPFSIGKIMDAATKSATEGGGELFGLSLPMFYGALAGVLTLGAAANYGRIIILRIVGERIVARLRSKLFRQTFIQDAEFFDANRVGDLISRLSSDTIIVGKSITQNLSDGLRAAVSGAAGFGLMAYVSLKLSSILALLLPPIGLGAFFYGRAIRNLSRKIQRNLGDLTKIAEERLGNVKTSQSFAGEVIEVNRYNKQVRKIFELGKRESVISATFFSSTGFMGNMTILALLYVGGGMVRSGAISIGELTSFLMYTAYAGSSMFGLSSFYSELMKGVGAASRLFELQDRKPTISPTKGTKVVSARGPIRFENVSFSYPTRPAVPIFTDLNFEIPQGTNVAIVGPSGGGKSTIASILLRFYLPTKGRVLIDGKDIGEMNAKSLRRKIGIVSQEPVLFSGSIAENISYGSPQATRSAIIAAARKANCQFISDFPDGLDTQVGPRGAQLSGGQKQRIAIARALIKDPDILILDEATSALDAESETLVNSALAALLRGNNTTISIAHRLSTIKRSDTIIVLGPDGKVAEQGSYEELSSRPDGAFTKLMEWQMSGGDVSQPPKDAPISPLTQEKLWQMEEEQEVGAEEAASRQGEQQKNE; translated from the exons ATGCGCGGAGTCCGGGTGCTTGGGGCTTGGACTCCAGTAGTCACCGCGAGGCAGTTCGTTCAGTCAAGAGGGAGCTTTTTCAGGGAGCTTTACCCTGGAGTTCAGACACATACATGTGTGACTGGGGTCTCCAGTAGCCAAAGCCGACAATTTTCGAGAGTTCCGGCTTCATTGTGCAACAGTACTAGCAATTACCGTCTCCAACACCCTACGAGTTTCCTCCAGAACAATGTCTCTAGACGTGTCTTTCCTCAGTCGCGACCCTCTCACATTTTACGGTTCTTCTCCTCTACGGACCGGTATCTAGAATCCAAGTCAACCGCCCGGTCGACGAATACTCCTCAGGTGAACAGTACACCCActgagaaagaggatgaagaagtaGACAAAGGCTTCGAATTATCTGAACGCGCAGCGCAAGCAGCAAAAATCAACCTCAGCGCAAAGTTGGCTAAAGACGGGGCATCGGGAAAGAAATCAGGGTTTAAAGAAATATGGAGACTTCTATCCATTGCACGGCCagaggccaagaagctcgGGTTTGCCTTCCTCTTTTTGCTGGTTTCGTCATCCATCACCATGTCAATTCCCTTCTCTATCGGGAAGATCATGGATGCGGCGACAAAGTCTGCTACCGAAGGGGGCGGTGAACTCTTCGGCCTCAGCCTACCAATGTTCTATGGAGCTTTGGCCGGAGTCCTCACCTTGGGCGCTGCTGCAAACTATGGTCGCATCATTATTCTGCGTATTGTTGGTGAACGCATCGTTGCTAGACTTCGCTCGAAGCTCTTCCGCCAGACATTCATTCAAGATGCAGAGTTTTTCGACGCAAATCGAGTTGGTGATTTGATCTCTCGACTCAGCTCTGATACAATTATTGTCGGAAAGAGCATTACGCAGAATTTGTCCGATGGTTTGCGGGCAGCAGTGAGCGGTGCAGCCGGCTTCGGATTGATGGCATATGTCAGTCTTAAGCTCTCCAGCATTCTGGCTCTATTGCTTCCTCCCATTGGCCTTGGAGCTTTCTTCTATGGAAGAGCGATTCGCAACTTGAGTCGCAAGATTCAAAGGAACCTAGGAGACTTAACCAAGATTGCCGAAGAGCGCTTGGGCAATGTGAAAACGAGTCAGTCTTTTGCGGGTGAAGTTATTGAGGTTAACAGGTACAACAAACAAGTGCGGAAGATCTTCGAGCTCGGCAAAAGAGAATCCGTGATTAGTGCGACTTTCTTTAGTTCA ACTGGTTTCATGGGCAATATGACGATTTTGGCACTCCTTTACgttggaggaggaatggTTCGGTCTGGTGCTATTAGTATCGGAGAATTGACCTCGTTTTTGATGTATACAGCCTATGCAGGTTCAAGCATGTTTGGTTTGTCTAGTTTCTACTCCGAACTGATGAAGGGCGTTGGAGCGGCTAGCCGGCTTTTCGAATTGCAGGACCGCAAGCCGACGATATCTCCAACTAAGGGTACAAAGGTTGTCTCTGCTCGTGGGCCTATTCGCTTTGAGAATGTGTCTTTTAGCTACCCAACACGACCTGCTGTTCCCATCTTCACGGATTTGAACTTCGAAATTCCCCAGGGAACCAATGTTGCTATTGTTGGACCTTCAGGAGGAGGCAAATCTACCATTGCTTCCATTTTGCTTCGATTCTATCTTCCCACCAAGGGCAGGGTTCTGATTGATGGAAAGGATATTGGTGAGATGAATGCTAAATCACTTAGGAGAAAGATTGGCATTGTGTCTCAGGAGCCCGTTCTTTTCTCGGGCTCTATCGCAGAGAACATCTCATACGGAAGCCCGCAGGCAACAAGGTCCGCGATTATCGCAGCTGCCAGGAAGGCGAACTGCCAGTTCATTAGTGATTTC CCTGATGGCCTTGATACTCAAGTGGGTCCTCGAGGAGCTCAGCTCTCCGGTGGACAGAAGCAACGCATTGCTATTGCCCGTGCCCTAATCAAAGACCCTGATATCTTAATTCTTGATGAAGCGACTTCTGCTCTTGACGCAGAATCTGAGACTTTAGTGAACAGTGCTCTGGCTGCTTTGCTCCGCGGGAACAACACGACAATCAGCATTGCCCATCGACTCTCTACCATCAAGCGGTCCGATACTATCATCGTCCTCGGCCCCGACGGTAAGGTTGCCGAACAAGGTTCGTACGAAGAGCTCAGCTCTCGTCCTGACGGTGCCTTCACGAAGTTGATGGAATGGCAAATGAGCGGTGGCGATGTCTCTCAGCCTCCAAAGGACGCTCCTATCAGCCCTTTGACCCAAGAAAAATTGTGgcagatggaagaagagcaggaggTTGGCGCTGAGGAAGCAGCCTCTAGACAAGGCGAGCAGCAGAAGAACGAGTAG